Proteins found in one Quercus robur chromosome 2, dhQueRobu3.1, whole genome shotgun sequence genomic segment:
- the LOC126713814 gene encoding ATP-dependent Clp protease proteolytic subunit 3, chloroplastic: MEMSLSLTCATPPSNSMCFNHGVLHSQFPIVTIIRKNTTGLISNIRKRTIKPISTIKALKSSSSKQTLSTNWDVFQDYSATSAPWLPRFEELDTTNMLIRQRILFLGSQVDDMTADLIISQLLFLDAEDSKKDIKLFINSPGGSITAGMGIYDAMKLCKADVSTVCLGLAASMGAFLLAAGSKGKRFCMPNARVMIHQPLGTSGGKVTDMSIRIREMMYHKIKLNKILSRITEKPIEQIEADTDRDNFMNPWEAKEYGLIDEVIDDGKPGLVAPIGDASPPPKTRVWDLWKVEGGRKAKKNLPTEHTLLQDGYKGGQEGDGERGPEQEKQSPAPV; this comes from the exons ATGgagatgagtttgagtttgacgTGTGCAACCCCACCTTCAAATTCTATGTGCTTCAACCATGGCGTTCTACACTCACAGTTCCCAATTGTGACCATAATAAGGAAGAACACTACTGGTCTTATCAGTAATATTAGAAAAAGAACTATAAAACCTATTTCCACAATCAAGGCTTTGAAAAGCTCATCTTCAAAGCAGACCTTATCGACCAACTGGGATGTTTTCCAAGATTACTCTGCAACTTCAGCTCCATGGCTGCCCAGATTCGAGGAGCTTGACACTACCAACATGCTTATCCGCCAGAGAATTTTATTCTTGGGCTCTCAg GTGGATGACATGACAGCAGATTTGATCATAAGCCAGCTTTTATTTCTGGATGCTGAAGACTCAAAGAAAGATattaaattgtttattaattcaCCTGGTGGCTCTATTACTGCTG GCATGGGTATATATGATGCGATGAAGTTGTGTAAAGCAGATGTTTCAACTGTTTGCCTGGGCCTTGCTGCATCTATGGGTGCATTTCTCCTTGCTGCTGGTTCAAAAGGGAAGAGGTTCTGCATGCCAAATGCAAGAGTGATGATCCATCAACCACTTGGAACTTCTGGAGGCAAA GTGACGGACATGAGTATACGAATAAGAGAAATGATGTATCACAAAATTAAGCTGAACAAAATCCTGTCAAGAATCACAGAGAAGCCTATAGAGCAG ATTGAAGCTGACACAGACCGTGATAATTTCATGAATCCTTGGGAAGCTAAGGAATATGGGCTCATTGATGAGGTTATTGATGATGGCAAGCCAGGATTAGTTGCACCCATCGGAGATGCATCACCTCCACCAAAAACTCGGGTGTGGGATCTGTGGAAAGTTGAAGGGGGTAGGAAAGCCAAGAAGAATTTACCCACCGAGCATACACTTTTACAGGATGGATATAAAGGGGGTCAAGAAGGTGATGGGGAGAGGGGTCCTGAGCAAGAAAAGCAATCACCTGCTCCTGTATGA